A genomic region of Cannabis sativa cultivar Pink pepper isolate KNU-18-1 chromosome 1, ASM2916894v1, whole genome shotgun sequence contains the following coding sequences:
- the LOC115708349 gene encoding uncharacterized protein LOC115708349, protein MALQESTDESPKTFSIGSSSRASLVPNTSTPTLFGTNDTINTTQSNSTPTLFGTNDSTPFSSKSFVATNTTQSNSTPTLFGTNNTTPFSSKSLLGNTNTTQQNSTPLFGCGFNFRSSSTSPSHGHGQPFFFNGQHPMPIQHFTQDWPFPFSSSKPFGTTTQQNSTPLQFGCGFYYHIKQNPVSR, encoded by the exons ATGGCATTGCAAG AGAGCACAGATGAGTCCCCAAAAACTTTTAGCATTG GTTCTAGTTCTAGAGCATCATTAGTACCAAACACTTCAACTCCAACATTGTTTGGTACAAATGATACTATTAATACTACTCAATCAAATTCAACTCCAACATTATTTGGTACAAATGATAGTACTCCTTTCTCCTCAAAATCCTTTGTTGCTACTAATACTACTCAATCAAATTCAACTCCAACATTGTTTGGTACAAATAACACTACTCCTTTCTCCTCAAAATCCTTGTTGGGTAATACTAATACTACTCAACAAAATTCAACTCCACTATTTGGGTGTGGCTTTAACTTTCGTAGTAGTAGTACTAGTCCTTCTCATGGTCATGGTCAACCATTTTTCTTCAATGGTCAACATCCCATGCCCATACAACATTTTACTCAAGATTGGCCCTTCCCTTTCTCCTCCTCCAAACCCTTTGGTACTACTACTCAACAAAACTCAACTCCACTACAATTTGGGTGTggctttt attatcatatcaagcAAAACCCCGTGtctcgataa